Within Bombus fervidus isolate BK054 chromosome 3, iyBomFerv1, whole genome shotgun sequence, the genomic segment CAAGTTCCGTCAATAGCACTTAGATTCTTCTTCCACACGTATGTTATATGTGTATTGCGTGGAACGTGtatagtttgaaaattttattctataaattatagatttcGGTGGAAAAATCTTaagaaatatcgataatttcgTTCGCGCAGTACatgtataaaaaagaagactTCCTGCTTTGACTATTGATACGTAGCAATTCGTGACATGTTGATATTCGAGGAATCCCCTATTCGACTAAACATAAATGGGATAATCGTTATACTAATGTTTAGGTTAAGGATGTCAACGGTTACGATTTAAACATATATGTGTCCAATAGGAATTAACTAATTCTTAAATACATACGCATAAATAAATGTGTAAATATAGAGATACTGAAAATATTAGCATCTATGCTGGAAGCataaattatcgataaaaGAATCTGTGAAAGcttgtataattattacaataatgtatatttattacaaaatatcggaatattttttttattaatattacgaaaatCAAAACGTAACGTTAGCTTTTGTGCTTCGTAGTCACGGAAAACAGCCCCAGTAATTTCGCTCTGAATCGGTGTTTCTTtgttaatataagaaaaatcttttaatacattcaaagatataatataaaacaattcctcaaaaagaattattatttgttaactttaattttattttatataatattattgacGACACGATTTGCATCGTTAATGTTTTCGAACATGCGGTTTCATATAACctcatgtatgtatatgaattcaatattatttggAAACTgtttgaaacaataaaaaaagaaaaatgctaGTGCAAAAAAGGAgtaatttagataaaaaaaaagcaggAAACACTGTTTCAGATCTCAAAAATGTTTCCACGTCGATGTAGCGCAGCGCAACGTGACGGTGAAGtctacgtaaaaaaaaaaaaaaaaatataaaatatgtaaacgaAAAAGATCTATTTATTAAAGAGGCGAAATGTATTTAAATCTTTGGAGTGATGTTTTTTcttaattgatttaaaaagaattatgctataaagtaattattGTAGCGCACGTGTAAGTACATGATTATATTGTATCCttgtttaaattttgcttataaataagaatatatcaagatgaaaaattgaacATTCTCTTGTACTTATTTTAATTCCCAAATTACCTAAAACAGAATAGGAAATAGTGATTATACAAAAATCCCTTTCCACAATTTTATTTCCCGTCGAATGCTATAATATTTCACTAATAGTAACGTCCagtaaataatatcaattaaagtaataaattattaggaGCAACCAAGCATATATATCactatttacatataaatattacacattTCACTAATCTGCGTTCTACTATAAAACGCTATCGACAAAATAGCGTCGAATGCCGATATAAGAAAGACTCGCTTGCATTTCCAtactttatttctctctctctctctctctctctctcaaatTTTTGCACTTCCGCTTTTAAACTCGCTCGGGAGACATATTGTCGAGGGAGTAACATTCGCGGTCCCATTATCCGTTTCATCCTTTACCTACAAAACGCTCTTAGTCGTTCTATCACGATTATACAAACGTATGTGCGTTTAACAAGAGACACTTAACTATTAGATTCGATCAAACAACACCGAGGCTCGTATGGAGCTTTCTATTAAAAGATTTCAATCTTAAACGTTCAAAGTAGCAACGAGTATTTACTATTCCGGTGCAATTTTAAAACATCTGCGGATCTTCCGATAATCGCTTCGTGTATGGAAGATTTTTTTGGTCatgtttcttttcattttctgtGGAAAACACGAACAGTATTATacctataatatatatagatatacgaATTAAACGCACTTgaacgtaacacgttatagCTGCGCTCTTCACGATCATTTCAAGATCCGTTTGAAGAAAGATCATCTCATGATCGACGCTGTACTACAAAATCTCTGTTTAACACCTTACAAACGATTCTAAATAAATCATCTTACGTACTTAACATTTAATGTATCGTAATGGAGAAAAACATGGTGTGCATGCATATACGTGTATGTCAGTAGAGTATGATACACATTAGATCACTTGGAAAAACTCTTGATTTTCTCTGATTAAGAAGAGAACTACTAGTAATGAAAAAGCGGACAGAACATGGAAGCGATTACGAAAGTACTACTACACATATTTACACGTATTGCAGCGCTTTCTGACTTGACGATAAAAGCGGTTTACCGGTTAATAAACTtatacttttacttttttcttacttttttttttgttttcttttgtcGTTTTCGTATAAACAAATCAATagcacttttttttttaggcaTTCTTCACATACAGATAACATCCATACTATATGCACtcgtaaataaatttaacaaagacTGAAGATTAATAGGAGTATTAGGTCGCTGGATCACCACCTGCTTAAATCATGCTACAGTATGTCGTTCACTTCCAACCCAGGATCTGGCTGAGTCATGTTGTTCGCGGTGAAGTCGAACGGTTCTATGTCTTTCATCTCGTCCTCGATTTTCACCGCATTATTGCTTATATCCTCCGGAACTACCGCATTGTTGCAAACCTGATTCGCTGTGTTCATCGTATCCTCTGCTTTTATATCCTGTTTCATCATGAACGcttgtttcttcgttttcgtcTCTCGTTTCGTGTCAGTTCTCTCCCGCTCGTACATGAAGGTCTTCCGTTTCCTTCTCATCGGTTTGCACACCTTTTTGTACAAAACgttcatttcttttattctgcTCGTTGGTATCGTCCAGTCCATTTCCTTGGACGTTGTGTCAGAATTACGCGTAGGATCCATTGTACTTTCGTACTCAGGTATCTCTAGTCCTAACTTTTTCATAACGCTGATCATTATTTCGTCAACATTGCCATTGATAATTAAGTCTGCCTTTTTGtcctaaaataatattctttgtttttttaatcatattaattttttactcgaACAAGTATACTGACCACAGTATGCTATAGTAATTTACACAAATACATCCTTAAATTAGTAACAggttaattattaaaagtttaGAGTAAAAACTTTGATAGtagtttaaagataaaaagttGTCTTACATGTTTTGTGGATTGTAGATTACATATAACAAGACGTCCTCCGTATTTTTTGGTGTACAGAGGTAAATTACCGCTCGGGATAATTTGAAGTGTCGTCCCAAGACATATACTTAAATCCGCGACACTGTAAACGTATATacttatattaaatacattttttcacaATAGCATTATCAAACAAAATAATTGtcgtaaataattgttaactAAAACCTGAGATATCAATATAGGATTTTTCAGATCAACGAATCGTTTTTCCAAATCTTTTTAATACATCAACAACTGTTAGGCGATCTTCCTTTTATCTGTTCGCAAAAAATACCAAATTTTTcacattaaattatattacaaagtacgttcattttattacaatattcttATCGCCTGTTTAAAAACTTTTGCACAGTGCCTTGAAATTTATCTCAGTGATATGTcacgatataaaaaaaaattaatatctttcaaTTCATTAGAGGTCTTTGCCGATTTACCTAGAGTGTAAGTCAGATAAAGATAGATCACTGTCTGGCAAGTTGTGTTCCCAATCGAGGATGGTGTCGTGCATGCGTCCACGGCACGGACGACCACCAATTTGCTCAGATCTACATACAGTGTCCAGGGACTTTTTTCCTACGCTTTTAGTTGCAAAATTCCGAATAAATTGCCTAGATGAACattaacaaatgaaaaaaataaagtataatattttgtaaatttgtaattgtacAATGTAATTTTTGGGAAAAGAATACCAACCTTCCACATTTATCACATTGTTCGGTAAACATATTTCCATGCAATTCTGCAAGATACTGTCTCTGTACTCCTGATCGAAGATGTAAGCCATCAATATTTTgacttataataaatttaactttTTCTGGAGgagaaataatattgatcagaaattttctatgaaatgaAAGTATATAATTGCTCTGTATTATCATAATTGTACTCACTAGCATCTACTAATTTTTTCAATGCCATATGTGTTTTTGTAGGAATTGCTTCGTCAAAAGAAATGTTCATTGTAGGTTTCAAACCTTTCTGCTCTAATGTCCATACTCCATTTGTACCTCTAAGAAACCACATACATAGTATAtggaaattattagaaatattcaacatatatatatatctatatgagTCTCTCAAAAGTCAAACTGATCAACTTTATTCTTt encodes:
- the Sirt6 gene encoding sirtuin 6 isoform X2, with product MNISFDEAIPTKTHMALKKLVDAKKVKFIISQNIDGLHLRSGVQRQYLAELHGNMFTEQCDKCGRQFIRNFATKSVGKKSLDTVCRSEQIGGRPCRGRMHDTILDWEHNLPDSDLSLSDLHSSVADLSICLGTTLQIIPSGNLPLYTKKYGGRLVICNLQSTKHDKKADLIINGNVDEIMISVMKKLGLEIPEYESTMDPTRNSDTTSKEMDWTIPTSRIKEMNVLYKKVCKPMRRKRKTFMYERERTDTKRETKTKKQAFMMKQDIKAEDTMNTANQVCNNAVVPEDISNNAVKIEDEMKDIEPFDFTANNMTQPDPGLEVNDIL
- the Sirt6 gene encoding sirtuin 6 isoform X1, whose product is MSCSYADGLSQYENKGVLGLEERYDSVEALRLKCGLLADWIQAARHVVVHTGAGISTAAGIPDFRGTNGVWTLEQKGLKPTMNISFDEAIPTKTHMALKKLVDAKKVKFIISQNIDGLHLRSGVQRQYLAELHGNMFTEQCDKCGRQFIRNFATKSVGKKSLDTVCRSEQIGGRPCRGRMHDTILDWEHNLPDSDLSLSDLHSSVADLSICLGTTLQIIPSGNLPLYTKKYGGRLVICNLQSTKHDKKADLIINGNVDEIMISVMKKLGLEIPEYESTMDPTRNSDTTSKEMDWTIPTSRIKEMNVLYKKVCKPMRRKRKTFMYERERTDTKRETKTKKQAFMMKQDIKAEDTMNTANQVCNNAVVPEDISNNAVKIEDEMKDIEPFDFTANNMTQPDPGLEVNDIL